A section of the Camelus ferus isolate YT-003-E chromosome 33, BCGSAC_Cfer_1.0, whole genome shotgun sequence genome encodes:
- the LOC116661094 gene encoding proline-rich protein 36-like — translation MQSLRSPTVPPSLVFYQTPPRTSPAPPRNPAAHDTALACSSRASPPHTAAARLPPQGPARPQASASELPPRRPGGFTQPRRHRRHPPPQLTPLPAARARVLPPRPLLLSTLGPLLLTRSSQNGGGSFLLGNLRPPPTRALASAASRPRPAPAPFRGLLGPPARARPLPGPPSPTSAAARSHGAAEAAARAEPQRTVFEKREPGRPSVHRRKGTLLSSQLSWEMRNQKTEDVLKQHPVITNQD, via the exons TCCTTGCGGTCCCCTACGGTCCCACCTTCCCTCGTCTTCTACCAAACTCCTCCGAGGACTTCGCCCGCTCCTCCTCGGAACCCCGCCGCGCACGACACGGCTCTAGCCTGCTCCTCCCGGGCGTCCCCACCCCACACAGCTGCCGCCCGCCTTCCTCCTCAGGGCCCGGCCAGGCCTCAGGCCTCCGCCTCAGAGCTCCCCCCACGCCGGCCAGGGGGCTTCACGCAGCCCCGGCGGCACCGCCGACATCCACCCCCTCAACTCACTCCACTCCCAGCGGCTCGGGCCCGAGTCCTACCACCGAGGCCACTCTTGCTCAGCACCCTCGGTCCTTTATTGTTGACTCGAAGCTCCCAAAATGGCGGCGGCTCCTTCCTCCTCGGAAACCTCCGCCCGCCCCCAACCCGAGCCCTCGCTTCGGCagcctcccgcccccgccccgcccccgccccgttCCGGGGGCTGCTGGGCCCGCCAGCCCGCGCCCGGCCTCTCCCCGGGCCGCCCAGCCCTACCTCCGCCGCTGCCCGCTCTCATGGCGCCGCCGAAGCCGCCGCCCGGGCTGAG cccCAAAGGACAGTCTTCGAAAAGAGGGAACCGGGGAGGCCGAGCGTCCACCGAAGAAAGGGAACCCTGCTGAGTAGTCAGTTATCATGGGAAATGAGGAACCAGAAGACCGAGG atgtgCTCAAGCAACATCCGGTAATCACTAACCAAGACTGA